The genomic stretch TGTGGGTGACGGGCACCTGCAATCGCCGTTGGCTGGGGTGCAAGCCCCACCGCCGCAGCAAAACTGGAGAACAATTGCTGACGGTCACCTCGGGATAGTCGAGCAGCCGCAGCCCCAAGCCGTGGCTGTAGATTTGAATGCGATCGCCAATTTGTAGCCGCCCCAGCACCGGGGGGGCAAAGTCAACAATGACATGATCGACACCGCCGTGTTTGCCCGTCACTAACCCCCGCTGGCCGGTACAGGGGCCGCTGATTACCCGCGCCAGGTTGCCCACGCAAGAGTAGGTAAGCAGAGCCAGATTAGGTCCCCGGCGGCTGCCGATCACCTCGCGGTTGTTGTTGTGCAGGGCCACTCCCGGCTCAATGTGGTCACCCATCAGGCCGACGCAGCGATCGCCAATGCGCTGGTTGAGCACAATGCCCCCCGTGGCGGGCAGCACCCGCGACACCCCATCGTGGCCCATGCGGTAAGGGTTAACCGCCCCCACTGGGTGCGCCACCTGGCCCATCACCGCCACCATCACTAGGTCAGGCTGGTTGGTGCGGAGAGTATGTCTGACTTTAGCCATGAGTCCATGCCTACCCAATAGGTACTATGCGAAGGTAAGAGTTTAAGTCACCGTAATATCGCCTAGCAGGATGCAGTTTGGATTGGTATTACCTACCCATATTTCGAGGTAGTAATTGCCAGAGGGCAAGTTATTCCAGGTAAAATTAGCAGGTCGAGAAATTGGAAACCTGGCTGATCCAAAACTTCGATCTGGCCGATACCAAGACTCGCTCTTGTGTAGCTGAATATGATATTCAGCTACTGGACAACTCGCGGGCCGATCCCATCGTGCCGAGCTGCTAACTGTAACAGCACCACGAGTGACTGGAAAGATTCTTGAATTGGGTAATCGAGCCCGAATTCTAAATGTGCTCGTGAATTCATCGATATCTGTAAAATCGTCGAAGTCAAGATCTAGATTATCAATCTGGAATTTCCGATACATGACTTAATCTCCACAGATTAACCACAAAGGACTATCAATATAAGAAGATAGACATCCTGCTGCTATCGCTCTTCGTAACAAGTAAAGTTAAAGCCACCTATTGAATTAGGCTAATGCAGGGAATACCAAAACC from Leptolyngbya subtilissima AS-A7 encodes the following:
- a CDS encoding DUF4438 domain-containing protein — translated: MAKVRHTLRTNQPDLVMVAVMGQVAHPVGAVNPYRMGHDGVSRVLPATGGIVLNQRIGDRCVGLMGDHIEPGVALHNNNREVIGSRRGPNLALLTYSCVGNLARVISGPCTGQRGLVTGKHGGVDHVIVDFAPPVLGRLQIGDRIQIYSHGLGLRLLDYPEVTVSNCSPVLLRRWGLHPSQRRLQVPVTHMIPSQIMGSGLGKNTVWRGDYDIQLFDEGIRDRYRLGSLRFGDFVAICDGDARFGPAYRQGRVTLGIIVHGDSTVSGHGPGVTPLLTGPGSSLQPVLDPQANLAVWFNLRTLPPARVHRPLAGSSIPAAPHRQPVTPRVPSIRHLEPR